Proteins encoded within one genomic window of Sinorhizobium sp. B11:
- a CDS encoding phage holin family protein, which yields MAKANENTPLSELIGGLLSDVTGLLRKEIDLAKTEVSEKVKKALSGVEFLMIGLVLAIGAVGVLLSALVSGLAVVLSRYGISEVSANALAAVIVGLVIGAVAWLLISRGIAALRGTELTLDRTTASLRRDAEIVKEKV from the coding sequence ATGGCTAAGGCAAATGAGAATACGCCGCTATCAGAATTGATTGGCGGTCTTCTCTCCGATGTCACGGGACTGCTGCGAAAGGAAATCGATCTGGCAAAGACCGAGGTCTCCGAGAAGGTCAAGAAGGCCCTGAGTGGCGTCGAGTTCCTGATGATCGGTCTCGTTCTGGCTATTGGTGCCGTCGGCGTGCTTCTCAGCGCGCTGGTAAGCGGGCTGGCAGTCGTGCTTTCGCGGTACGGTATTAGTGAGGTGAGCGCCAACGCGCTTGCAGCCGTCATCGTCGGCTTGGTTATCGGTGCAGTCGCCTGGCTTCTCATCTCCAGGGGCATCGCCGCCTTGCGAGGCACGGAGCTCACGCTCGACCGCACCACGGCATCGCTTCGTCGCGATGCCGAAATCGTTAAGGAGAAAGTGTAA
- a CDS encoding ProQ/FinO family protein, with protein sequence MTRRWTESCSPIAATQRDVDKAAAINALLVRPINVLPQKAGDPIRPFARGIFEDIRPLLRPEVGVTKLRRATAVYVRLKRYYFASAQPDAMRHDLEGAVVEAVSEADRLEAQRRFLEMKQNGLAVEKTPDSAPPKPTKNELIRAALLKRRSSPSR encoded by the coding sequence ATGACACGGCGCTGGACCGAAAGCTGTAGCCCGATTGCCGCTACGCAGCGTGATGTCGATAAAGCGGCGGCGATCAACGCGCTTCTCGTTCGACCGATCAACGTTTTGCCGCAGAAGGCTGGTGATCCCATTCGACCCTTTGCGCGGGGTATCTTCGAGGACATCCGGCCTCTACTAAGGCCAGAGGTTGGGGTGACGAAGCTGAGACGGGCAACCGCAGTCTATGTCCGGCTTAAGCGCTACTATTTTGCAAGCGCCCAGCCCGACGCGATGCGACACGATCTGGAAGGCGCCGTCGTTGAAGCAGTGTCCGAGGCTGATCGCCTAGAAGCGCAACGCCGCTTTCTCGAGATGAAACAGAACGGGCTTGCAGTCGAGAAAACGCCAGACTCTGCGCCCCCAAAACCCACCAAGAACGAGCTTATCAGGGCCGCCCTTCTTAAGCGTCGATCTTCGCCCTCGAGATAG
- a CDS encoding DUF3618 domain-containing protein, translating to MAHSSDKSSADLQREIDTDRQRIEARIDAIQERMSPGQLVDEVIAYAKGSGGADYITNLGKAVKANPLPVALMGVSLAWLVAKQGSASQPTPAAVDRQNLPLYPARGTIRRVGPPEEIGGVRYSHFTDEAGQRFKALTDETGRRAGDFLDSTGKAYRGFSDAAGERVSAIRDEAGSMLDASLGWASDTWSTVKDAVGGAAQSIGDAAGSISSTATSTGTALREQSGRLNDAILSHFRDQPLVGGALAFAVGAAIGAALPHSQQEDEVLGEAADAIKAKAATQIDQAVDRGKEVASDVVDKAVSLTADVHDAAKDRLGEEINALKNKDAAR from the coding sequence ATGGCGCATTCTTCCGACAAATCTTCGGCCGATCTGCAACGCGAGATCGACACCGATCGCCAACGGATCGAAGCCCGTATCGACGCGATTCAGGAGCGCATGTCGCCCGGACAGCTTGTTGACGAGGTGATCGCCTATGCAAAGGGTAGTGGCGGCGCCGACTACATCACCAATCTTGGAAAAGCGGTTAAGGCCAATCCCTTGCCTGTCGCCTTGATGGGCGTCAGCCTGGCCTGGCTGGTGGCCAAGCAGGGATCGGCATCGCAACCGACCCCAGCAGCCGTCGACAGACAGAACCTGCCTCTCTATCCCGCCCGCGGAACGATCAGGCGAGTGGGGCCGCCGGAGGAGATTGGCGGGGTACGCTACAGCCATTTTACCGACGAGGCCGGACAGCGGTTCAAGGCATTGACGGATGAAACAGGCCGGCGCGCCGGCGACTTTCTCGATTCGACCGGAAAGGCCTATCGCGGTTTTTCCGATGCCGCTGGCGAACGAGTGTCTGCCATTCGCGATGAAGCCGGCTCGATGCTCGATGCCTCTCTCGGCTGGGCATCCGATACGTGGAGCACCGTCAAGGACGCCGTTGGCGGCGCCGCGCAGTCGATTGGCGACGCCGCGGGATCGATTTCGAGTACTGCGACATCCACGGGAACGGCACTGCGCGAGCAATCGGGCCGGTTGAACGATGCCATCCTCTCCCACTTCCGCGATCAGCCTCTTGTTGGTGGCGCTCTGGCATTTGCGGTCGGTGCCGCAATCGGAGCGGCGCTCCCACATTCACAGCAGGAGGATGAGGTTCTCGGCGAGGCCGCAGACGCAATCAAGGCGAAAGCTGCGACCCAGATCGATCAAGCCGTGGACAGGGGCAAAGAGGTTGCTTCGGATGTGGTCGACAAAGCTGTGTCGCTGACGGCTGACGTTCATGATGCCGCAAAGGACCGCCTCGGCGAGGAGATCAATGCTCTGAAAAACAAGGATGCCGCTCGATAG
- a CDS encoding FecR domain-containing protein yields the protein MLAILRFLILVFFVPVAAIAADEDWRVAKTSGQVRYTLDRATWVDLHAGDAVPNAAWILTGPRGRAQLVRGVESIGFQPGTMASITTTSGFFSRKTQIVQQVGALDLEIEKRSQPHTTVQTPFLAALVKGTIFHVSVGKTKASVSVDRGLVQVTSFASGQRSNVGPRQSATVDRARGMTVAGQASAPSVTSVAPSVAPVPAVGAAKLSGKAAKEAKSSVSSADATSEASASNGKGKGDSRGSGNEGRSSGSGNGGGKSNSGGNGSGHGNGSGNSGHGNGHSGGSGGNSGNGNSGGQANGGKGASGNNGSGNNGHGQGGGNSGKGNNVNGNGQGKNK from the coding sequence ATGCTGGCAATCCTTCGTTTCTTGATCCTCGTTTTTTTTGTGCCTGTTGCAGCGATCGCGGCGGACGAGGATTGGCGTGTCGCCAAAACTTCGGGCCAAGTGAGGTACACGCTCGACCGCGCGACCTGGGTCGATCTGCATGCTGGCGACGCCGTTCCCAACGCGGCGTGGATATTGACGGGGCCTCGGGGCCGCGCGCAGCTCGTCCGTGGCGTTGAAAGCATAGGTTTCCAACCGGGCACGATGGCTTCGATCACCACGACCTCAGGCTTCTTCTCCAGAAAGACACAGATCGTCCAGCAGGTTGGCGCGCTGGATCTGGAGATTGAAAAGCGCAGCCAGCCTCATACCACGGTGCAAACCCCCTTTCTTGCGGCCTTGGTAAAGGGAACAATATTCCATGTCAGCGTTGGCAAGACGAAGGCTTCGGTATCCGTGGATCGAGGGCTTGTGCAGGTCACGTCTTTTGCCAGCGGCCAGCGATCGAACGTCGGGCCTCGCCAGAGTGCCACAGTCGACAGAGCACGCGGTATGACGGTAGCGGGTCAGGCTTCCGCTCCGTCAGTGACTTCGGTTGCACCGTCTGTCGCCCCTGTCCCAGCTGTCGGAGCTGCAAAGCTCTCCGGTAAGGCGGCAAAGGAGGCAAAGAGCAGCGTGTCCAGCGCGGATGCGACGTCCGAGGCCTCCGCCAGCAATGGCAAGGGTAAAGGTGATAGTCGTGGCAGCGGAAATGAGGGCCGCAGTTCCGGCAGCGGGAATGGAGGCGGCAAAAGCAATAGCGGCGGCAATGGCAGCGGTCATGGCAATGGCAGCGGCAATTCCGGCCATGGCAACGGACATAGCGGCGGCAGCGGCGGCAACTCCGGCAACGGCAATAGCGGCGGCCAAGCCAACGGCGGCAAGGGAGCGAGCGGCAATAACGGCAGCGGCAACAATGGGCACGGCCAGGGCGGCGGCAACAGTGGAAAGGGAAACAACGTCAACGGAAACGGGCAGGGCAAGAACAAGTGA
- a CDS encoding nutrient deprivation-induced protein produces MGKVEETVVDQKNFAARQVGGIASALEKVGNELESGDQRDVGHFAKRIGRDIQAIATDMEGRDLGEIAGMAEDFGRREPVAFLGAAALVGLVASRFLTASAKRSRTPTASGQSGGSNNG; encoded by the coding sequence ATGGGCAAAGTCGAGGAGACGGTCGTCGATCAGAAGAACTTTGCAGCACGGCAGGTCGGAGGCATCGCAAGTGCGCTCGAGAAAGTTGGCAACGAGTTGGAAAGCGGCGATCAACGCGATGTCGGGCATTTTGCCAAGCGTATCGGTCGCGACATTCAGGCAATCGCCACCGACATGGAAGGACGGGATCTCGGCGAGATCGCCGGCATGGCGGAAGATTTCGGTCGAAGAGAACCGGTCGCCTTTCTAGGCGCTGCAGCCTTGGTCGGTCTCGTCGCAAGCCGGTTTCTAACCGCCTCGGCGAAACGGTCGAGGACGCCGACTGCATCCGGTCAATCAGGAGGAAGCAACAATGGCTAA
- a CDS encoding response regulator, whose product MRVLIVEDELEIAAVIEDVALKLGFDVIGLAKNAAEAIQMAGDADIAVVDVRLADGLSGPQIAQELVSRYGIGVVFLTGNPELIPTDLRISVVTKSPDPSAIAKALSDAAASRQSRSNPRFK is encoded by the coding sequence ATGCGCGTGCTGATCGTCGAGGATGAGCTCGAAATTGCCGCTGTGATCGAGGACGTTGCGCTTAAGCTCGGGTTCGACGTGATTGGACTTGCGAAAAACGCAGCCGAGGCCATTCAGATGGCGGGTGATGCGGATATCGCGGTCGTTGATGTCCGCCTCGCCGACGGCTTGTCGGGTCCACAAATTGCGCAGGAGCTAGTGAGCCGCTACGGTATTGGTGTGGTCTTCCTAACCGGTAATCCGGAACTGATTCCAACCGACCTTCGCATATCCGTCGTGACGAAATCGCCGGATCCGAGCGCGATCGCGAAAGCCTTGAGCGATGCGGCTGCCTCGCGGCAGTCGCGATCAAATCCAAGATTTAAATAA